The following nucleotide sequence is from Solanum dulcamara chromosome 7, daSolDulc1.2, whole genome shotgun sequence.
TGAACGAATTCTTAAAACTTGTCAAAGATATGTAAACAATACTAGTAAAGGTATAACAATAACTATGCCTTAATCTCAAATGTACTGTATCTTAGTAATCGTTCCACTCTTCCTGGGTTCAACTTTTCAATACTACTTTACAACAGCTACGCTTCAAACCTAAACTAGTTGAGGTCGGCTATAGGAACACTTAATATCCATACCGCTCCATTTGGATCAGTTTCATTCCAATACTAAGATAATTATTAAGGATTCTCTATTACTAAAGGTTTTCTACTGAAGTACAAATCAATTATGAACTTAAAGGACTCCGAGAAAACATCATACTTCATATAAGTGTAGCAACATAAAATAAACCTTAATCCTAACCATTGGAATTACTGTGAAACATTTGcttcatttatattttgttttttgcTGATTCAACAAGAATCTCAAGAACTCGTAAGTCCTTTGGACAACTTTGTCCATGTGATTGAATTTTTTACCTCGTCCATTTTAAAACATTCAAACATCATAGTGTCACACCGGTGCATTTGAACTTCTAACGTAGACATTTCCAAACTATAATTTAGGGCCGTCTTTCCTTTTATCTTCTACATGTGCTATTTGTACCTTATCATAATCATCACTTATTTTGTCTAGTTTTGTATGACCACACACCATCATGCCATTCTCATTTGTGCAACactcatttttttaatatttcgaACCTCAGATACCCAACATTCACACCACACACCATCATTGGTCTCAAAACTGTCTTATAAAACCTATCTTTCACTCTGGTATGTATCTCCTTATCGCATGCCACTCCTCCATTTCAACTATAGGGCTTAAACTTATGTATTACATCTTCATCTATTGACTATCGCAAAGTTGTAAATtgaatgatattattttataatagtaTAGATTATAGTTTGCTTATCGCAAAGTTTTATGGAATCAAACCAAACAATAGTACAATGCACCCATGCTCTTAAAATCCAGGATACACCTCTGGTAACCTGGAAGCCAAAGCCAACCCACACCTCTGAGGTGTGTGGGGGAGGGCGGAGGGGGAAGGTCCACATCTACTAAAGCCATATCTCATTAAAGGTAAGATAATGAATATTCTACCTTATACAGTGTATCCCTCCAACCCAATATCCATACATTTTTCAATTGCCTTCCAAATAAGGTGAGGGAATTtaattatgagattttttttgACTGTTCTCTTAACTTTCTTTACATTTGTAAGCTCAAATGTACTTGTCGTTTGCATCTTCTGGATGCTTTTAATGAAACTTTTTACTTcgtcaaaataaaaaataaaaaaactttcCCATCAATCTCTCATACTACTAATCATGTATCTAGAGTTTATAGGTTAGATGTCCCGAAACCCAATTTTCTCTTGGTAAAAAAGAAGACAGAATAATCAAAGCACCATTTGCATTTAACATACGTTTGTAAAAAAAGCTGTAACGATTTTCCAAAAGAAGCTATGTTCTCGATTGGAGTACAATGAGAAATGAATCATCACGATAACAAAATGATAAATCACAAGTAAATTAAAACCTAGCTCGACAAAGATTTAAACTTTAAGAACAAAAAATATGCATATGATCATACCACACTAATAACTGAAATGCtgaaaaccaacaacaacaacatacccagtgaaatcccacaagtggggtctagagagggtaaagtatacgcagatcttaccattacctcatggaggtagagaggctgttttcgaaagaccctcggcttaaaaGTACCTATCCCAAGAAAGAGAGAGCAACAATATATATACCATATTGGCTAAAACAAGAAGCGCTACAAATtctacaagacaagaacaatactaATAGCAAGAAAATGGTAGTCAGATGGCAGTAACAACACAACTAACTGGCACGCCTAGGCCTAAGACTATCACAGGGCAATCCACAATCTACCCctgctagccttctaccctaatacgcgacctccactcctttctatgtaaggtcatgtcctcggtgaaaTAATGAAAACCAAGAAACAAAGTTTAGAAAAGCATGAATTCAGACCAGTATGGACAAAACTCAACTATTTCTGCAGTTAAACTCCTTCATGTGCCAAAAAAGGGGGAAAGTTTTCCACAAGGTGTACACCGAATTCTATTAACACACCACAACAACTTTCGGGAAAATTCAGCGTACATCTTGTGGAAAATTTATCCCCTTTTTTGGCACATGAAGGAGTTTAACTGCAGAAATAGTTGAGTTTTCCCCATACAAATTTGAGTTTATGCTTGTCTGGATTTTGTTTCTTGGTTTTCAACATTTCAATTATTAGTGGGTATGATCAAATGCATCTTTTTTTGTTCTTAAAGTTTAAATCTTTGTCGAGATAGGTTTTAATTTACGTGTGATTTATCATTTTGTTATCGTGACGATTCATTTCTCGTTGTACTCCAATCGAGAATGTAGCTTATTTTGGAAAATCGTTACAGCTTTGTTTTACAAACGTACATTAAATGCAAATGATGCTTTGGTTATTCCATCTTTTCTTTTTACAAAGAGAAATTTGAGTTTCGGGTTATCTAACCTATAAATTCTAGATACATAATTAGTAGTTTGAGAGACTGATAGGAAAgattttcttgtttttattttgaCGAAGTGAAAAATTTCATTGAAAGCATCCAGATGATGCAAAAGAGAAGTACATTTGAGCTTACAAATTTATGAAAAGAAAGTTTGGAGAACCGCCTAACAAAATCTCATGATTAAATTTCCTTAGTTTATTTGGAAGACAATTGAAAAATGTATGAATATTGGGTTATACACTTATACTGTATAAGGTAGGATATTCATGATCTTACCTTTAATGAGAAATCACTGGCAAAGTTGAGTAAGAGATGTCTTTAGCAGACATGGACCCTCCCCCGCACACACACAGAAAGAAAGAGAGGTGTGGGGTCGGCATTGTCTTCTAGGATATCAGAGGTGTATCCTGGTCTTTAAGAGGATGGGTGCATTGTAGTATTGTTTGGTTTTATTCCATAAAATTTTACGATTAGCACACTATAATCTAtactattataaaataatatcattttataacttttattaatAAGTCTCATATCTTGCCATAAACCATAAAAAACCACCAAGCTCTCGTCTTCCATGGCCATGTGATAGAAACAGATTCATGGCGCGAAGGGTAGTGGGTGGCTATCATACCCTTTGTACAACTTAGGGCGAATCACACCCTAAAAGCTAGCTATTGAAGTAGGAGAGCCCAAGGTTATAGAAGCCTTTAGGTGTGGGACTCAAACCCCGTGCATATTTTTGTGCTTTTAAGTGGTAAGCTTTAATCTAAAATTACTTGTGtttttcagcttttgttggGAGAGGATTGACGATCCATCAGGTTCTTAGCTTTCAATTTACAATTTAGTTATATACAACTCCTGCTACTAACTATCATTGGTTCTGTTGTTGAGGACTTGTTATCAACACTTTATTTctcccaatttatatgacacttTATTTCGGGACATTACAAAATATTTGATACCATTTCTCTTATTAATTCCTTAGCGCAAGGATATCCTAAAATTATGTTGATCGTTAATTTACAACAACACTTCTTTATCCAGGTATGAGATCATCAATGGTGTGATAGTCTGATAGAAGAAGACGCAACACATAAGTTAAAGCCCTATAGTTGAAATGTGGGAGTGGTATGCGATAAGGAGATACATACCAGAGGAAAGATAGGTTTTATAAGACGTACAATTGTGAGATCAATGATGGCGAATGTTGGGCATCCGAGGTCCGACATATCAAAAAATGAGTGTTGTAAAAATGTGAATGGTATGATGGTGTGTGGTCAtacaaaactagccaaaataaGTGATGATTATGACAAGGGACAAATAGCACATGTAGAAGATAAAAGGAAAGAGGCCTTGCATTATAGTTTTGAAATGTCTATGTTAGAAGTTCAACTGCACCGGTGTGACAAGATGATGGTTGAAAGTTTTGAAATGGATAAGGTAAACAATTCAATCACATGGACAAAGTTGTCTTAAAGGACTTACAAGCTCTTGAGATTCTTGTTGAATTAGCAAAAAACAAAATATGAATCAAGCACAATGGTTAGGATTAAGCTTTATTTTATGTGGCTGcacttattttaagtatgttGTTTGCCAAGAGTTCTTTTAGTTCATTACTAATCTATATTTCGGTAGAAAATATAAGGAAACCTTTAGTAATAGAGAATCCTTAATAATTATCATAGTATTGGAATGAAACTGCTCCAAATAGAGCAGAATAGATACTGAGTGTTCCTATAGCCGACCTTAACTAGGTTAGGTATGAAGCATAGCTGTTGTAAAGTACAACTCCACCTAAATACAAACAAGTCGGGGTCGGCTATATAGATCCTTAACGTCCATTTAAGCTGCTGTAAAGTAGTATTGAAAATTTGAACCCGGGTAGAGTGGAATAGTTACAAAGGAACCGTACATTTGAGATTAAGGCATAGTTATTATTGTTGCTCTCTCTTTCTTGGGATAGTTACAAAGTTGTCTCATAGGACTTACAATTTCTCGATATTCTTGTGAAATTAGcataaaacaaaatattaatgaaGCACAAGATCCATAGTAATTTCAATGGCTATGATTAAggtttattttttgtttttacaTTTATATTAAGTATGATgtttttgttagaaaatgagattttctaGATAGTTTTTTAGTCTAATAGTGTCctctattaaatattatgtttggtttgtaaaggAAAGGTAATCCTTGTTTTATGGAATTTGTTTTGTAAGTGCTTGACTAGGTACTctacttactttttttttcaaaaggcTTATATAGCTATGTGTCTAAGCCTTATGTAATATGCCATTTTGAATGAAAATGTAAAAACCTTATTTCTCTTATAAGTTTAAGAGTCTAACAGTGGTATCAAGAGCCCTTCTTCTTGAGGGATTTGTGAAGGCAAGAAACTAAGGTTTTTTCCAGTTCTTCTAGGGTGATAGCTGAGCAGCAGTAACATGGCATCCAACAACTTCTTGGGTGCAGGCCATCCTATGTTTACAGGAGAAAATTATCACATATGGGTGATAAAGATGAAGGCTTATCTCAAAGATCTTAGTCTATGGGAAACAATAGAAAGTGAAGATGATCCTCCTCCACTTGGACCAAATCCAACAGTTGCACAAATGAAGATTTATGAAGATTCAAAGTCAAGGAAACCAAAGGCTCTCACATGTCTTCATTCAGCACTTTCAGATGTGATTTTCACAAGAATAATGACTTGTGAAACACCTAAAGAAGCATGGGAGAAGCTAAAAGAGGAGTTCGATGGAAGTGATAGAGTGAAGGCTGTCAAACTCTTAACTCtcaaaagagaatttgagatgTTAAGGATGAAAGAAGGAGATACTGTGAAAGAGTATTCTGCCAAACTTATGGAAATTGTAAACCAAATAAGGTTGTTTGGTGAAACCTTTCCAGATTCAAAAGTGGTGGAGAAGATGATGATAAGCTTACCAGGAAGGTTCGAGTCCAAGATTTCAGCAATAGAGGAATCTTGTGATTTGAAGACTTTATTAGTTGCATAACTGATCAGCAAGTTACAAGCCCAAGAGCAAAGATCAAGTATAAGAGATGGAGAAGTAGCAGAAGTGGCATTTCAGGTACAACATAAAGGCAAGCAGCCTATGAAGGATGGATGGAGATAAAGTAGCAAAGGGAAAACCATGGAAGGAATCTTCAAAGAAAGGGAAGTTTCCACCTTGCAGCCACTGTAAAAGAACCAATCATCAAGAAAAAGACTGTTGGTTCAAAGGAAAGCCATCCATTCAATGTAGATTCTGTAAAAAGATGGGTCATATTGAGAAAAATTGCAGGGCCAAGCAGAATCAACCACAACAACATCATGTGCAGCAGGCAAATTTTGTTGAAGAGTcggaaaaggaagaagaaagcttGTTTATGGCTTCTCACGAAGAAAACACAAGCAAAAAATCCTCATGGTTCATAGACAGTGGATGTACGAGTCATATGTCGCACAATGAGCTCTTGTTTCACACACTTGACAAGTCGTTCAAAGCTAAAGTTAGGATGGGAAATGGTGAAACAGTCGATGCACATGGAAAGGGTTCAGTTGCCTTTCAAACTATACAAGGTACAGAGTTTATACATGATGTGTTGTATGTTCCTTGTTTAGCATATAACTTGTTAAGTGCGGCTCAAATGATGTCGAAAGGTTGTTCCTTAATTTTTAAGGGCAAACATTGTTTGGTTTTTGACTCAAAAGATAATTTGATTGTTAAAGTACAAATGGTGGATAAATCTTTTCCTTTAGTTGGGAAGTTTGATAATGCAAATTTTGCAAGTATGGATGAGTCATGGTTGTGGCACAAAAGATATGGGCATTTTAACTATGCTACTTTAAAGTCTATGTATGAGAAAGGCTTGACTAAAGAGTTACCTGAGATCTCACTATCTAAAGAAGTTTGTGAGGCATGTCAGATGGGTAAGGTACATAGGAAATCATTTCCTAAAAGTGCTACCTGGAGGGCAACTGAAAAATTTGAATTAGTTCACACTGATGTGTGTGGACCTATGCAGACATCATCTTTaggacaaaataaatattttgttctcTTTATTGATGACTTAACAAGGATTACTTGGGTGTAATTTTTGAGTAACAACTCCcaagtattttcaatttttaagaaatttaaagctTTTGTTGAAAGACAAAGTGGTTGTAAGCTGAAGTCTTTGAGATCGGACAATGGTGGTGAATACACTTCAAATGAGTTCAATAATTATTGTGAAGATATGGGGATTGATCACAAGTTGACAGTAAGTTATTCACCCGAACAAAATGGAGTCTCGGAGAGGAAGAACAGGACTGCTGTTGAAATGGCTAGATGTTTGTTGCTTGAAAAGAAACTACAGCAAAGGTTTTGGGCAGAAGCTGTTTATACTTCAGTATATCTATTAAATAGGCTGCCAACTAAAGCTGTGGATAAAAAAACTCCTATTGAGGCTTGGAGTGGAACAAAACCATCTGCCAAGCACTTAAAAGTCTTTGGTTCGATTTGCTATTCTCATGTTCCTTCAGTCAAAAGAAGCAAACTTGAACCAAAAGGTGAATTGGGGATCTTTATTGGTTATTCATCGCAAGCCAAAGGTTATAGAGTTTTCAGCTTGCAAACAAAAAGTATTTCCATCATAAGAGATGTTGTAGTAGATGAGCATGCTTATTGGAACTGGGATAAGGAGCAAATTGAGAAAGATAATGCAGATTTTCAGAACTTGCGTCCGCTGCCTGAAATCCAATCATTTGGCtctaaaaatttggaaaaagatgaagaatcaGATGGGGAATCCTCACTTGATTCGCccattttgaaaacaaagtcCCTTTCTGAGATATATGAAAGATGTAATGTTGCAATCTCAGAACCAAATAGCTATCAAGAAGCATCAAGACATGAAGTTTGGATTGAAGCTATGAAGGAGGAGATTGGTATGATAGAGAAGAATGATACTTGGAAGCTGGTTGATAAACCCAAAGACAGAAATGTAATAGGGGTGAAATGGGTTTATCGAACCAAACTTAATCCAGATGGTTCAGTTTATAAATACAAGGCAAGGCTTATTGTGAAAGGTTATGCGCAAGTTGCAGGTTTGGATTATGGAGACACATTTGCACCAGTTGCACGACATGATACAATAAGACTTCTATTTGCTTTGGCAGCTCAATCAAATTGGAAGTTGTATCATTTGGATGTGAAGTCAGCATTCTTAAATGGACAGCTGCAGGAGGAGATTTATATCGACCAACCAGAAGGATTTCAAGTTGCAGGAATGGAGGATAAAATCTACAAGCTACATAAGGCATTGTATGGATTAAAGCAAGCTCCTCGAGCCTGGTACAGTAAGATTGATTCTCATCTTATTTATTGTGGCTTCAAGAGAAGTGAAAATGAAGCCACTTTATATGTGAAGAAGGCTAAAGGAGGAGATGTGCTTTTGGTGTCACTCTATGTTGATGATCTTCTGTTAACAGGAAGCAATGAAGCTATGGTGAATCAATTCAAGCAAGAAATGGAGACCAAGTTTGAAATGTCAGATTTGGGTGAAATGAATTACTTTCTGGGAATGGAGATTCATCAAGCTACAGATGGAATCTTCATTTCACAAAGAAAATATGCATGGGATATTCTTAAAAGATTCAAGATGGAGAGATGCAAGCATGTATCGACCCCACTAGTGCACAATGCAAAGATTTCGAAATTTGAAGGAGGTGATAGGGCTGATCCTACAGTTTATAGAAGTCTAATAGGTAGTTTGTTGTATTTTGACAGCAGCAAGACCTGATCTCATGTTTGCAGCAAGTCTTTTGTCGAGATTTATGCATACTCCAAGTCAAGTTCATCTTGGTGTCGCTAAGCGAACGTTGAGGTATATCAAGGGAActgttgattttggtatttggTTTAAAAAGGAAGAGCAAGGGAAATTGATGGGTTATTCAGATAGTGATTGGGCAGGAAGCATTGATGATATGAAAAGCACTTCTGGATATGCTTTTACACTTGGTTCAGGCATGTTCTCATGGAATTTAAAGAAGCAAGATGTGGTAGCTCAATCTTCTGCAGAAGTTGAATACATCGCCGTTGCTGGTGCAACTAATCAAGCTCTATGATTAAGAAAGATTCTATGTGATCTGGAGCAAAATGACATTGAAGCTACTGTCATTAAGGTTGACAACAAGTCAGCAATATCTATGGCCAAAAATCCAGTGCAACATGGTCGTAGCAAGCATATAAATGTGAAGTTTCACGCTATCAGGCAAGTAGAGAAGGATGACGAAGTTAAACTTGTTCATTGCAGCTCAGATCAGCAGATTGCAGACATCATGACCAAGACTCTTCCTAAGGGAAAATTTGAAGTTCTAAGGGCTAAGCTAGGAGTatccaagaaaaatctcaaggaggagtgttagaaaatgagattttctaGATAGTTTTTTAGTCTAATAGTGTCctctattaaatattatgtttggtttgtaaaggAAAGGTAATCCTTGTTTTATGGAATTTGTTTTGTAAGTGCTTGACTAGGTACTctacttactttttttttttcaaaaggcTTATATAGCTATGTGTCTAAGCCTTATGTAATATGCCATTTTGAATGAAAAGAAGTTCTGTAAAAACCTTATTTCTCTTATAAGTTTAAGAGTCTAACAGTTTTCCAGGAGTCTTTTTAGTTCATTACTGATTTGTATTTCGGTAGAAAATATAGAAAACCTTTAGTAATAGAGAATCCTTAATAAGTATCTGATTATTGGAATGAAACTGCTCCAAATGGAGCGGAATGTATATTGATTGTTTATATAGCCGACCTCAACTAGTTTAGGCATGAAGCATAGCTGTTGTAAAGTACAGTCCAGCTCAACCCCAAACAAGTCGGGGCCGGCTATATAGATCCTTAATGTCCATATCACTCCATATAAGCTGTTGTAAAGTAGTATTGAAAATTTGAACCAGGGTAGAGGGGAATTGTTACATAGGAACCATACATTTGAGATTAAGGCATACTTATTGTTGTACCTTACTAGTATTGTTTATATATCTTTGACAAGTTTTAGGAATTCATTTAACGAATGGTAGTCAAACTTTTGGCATGGTGTTTTTTCCTTTCACCTAACTtttttactactactactacttttGTATCGTTTAACTACTCTTTTCTAAATTCACAAATCATGCTAACTAAGTTATTTCGTTCCCATTCACGTAAAATAGAAGGGATTGAGTATTAAGTTTTTGCATTCCCTTCTATTTGATTCCTGGAAACCAGATGCATCTTTTTCAGCAGACACTTGTCACATTCCCCAGTTCTCTTTGTTCTTGTCTTGTGTTCTTCAAAATATATAACGTCTTCAGCTTTTCCATCCTAATGCTAAGTACACTGAATTTTCCTCTTTAGGGAATTTTATGTGCAAATCAATGTTCCATCCTCCTTTTGTATCATTTTGCTTTCGGTAATTACTATTTCTCTCCAAAATGATGCAAGAACTTAGTTCTCTGTCGTTTTCTATGACCAACTTAAGTTCTAGGTCAGATTTTCCTAGTTTTTTCACTTTTGGAAATCCCAATACTCCTCGGACATATTTGTACATTCTTCTATGCTTCTTCATATTGCAGTGCTTAACTTTTCTGCTTCATGGTCTGAGTATATTCACAAGAATACAAAATGACAGTCAGCAATATTAATTTGACGTCAAGAATTCAAATATTCTTTATGGATCTAGAGAAGTAATAACCTTTCTTGTTTCTACAGGACCTTTTATGCCCAAACACTTGAGAGATTGAAGCTTTTGTGATGGAAGAGGGAGATTCTTCTGTAAGGAGATGGGAGGACCTTGATATTGATATCTTGGTGAAGATACTCCAGTCTTTTGACCTTTTTGAGTTGACTGCTGGACTTGCTCATGTTTGTAGTTCATGGCGATTGGCTTGTTCTGATCAACTTCTCTGGATGACACTGGACTTGTCGGtattaaaatcaaatttcatcaaaatcCCGTTAGAGCCGTACGTATATGTGGATTGTCAGTCTGATAAAACATTGACCAGCCTCCTGAAGATTTGTTTGAACCTCAGTAGTGGAAACATACGAACATTAATCTTCCATTATAATTTGTATGTCAGCGACGATCAGTTGACTTATACTGCCGAGAGGTATTCCCCCAATAAACCTTCATCTTTCTATAGTACTTCTACTTGAATCAAGAAACCGACAACAAGCATCATTCGAGTTCAGGCATCTGACATCTCAGATACCCTATGATTTTCCATTATTCTAATTCAGGTGAAGCAAAGTTTACCGTGAGAATGAAGAAGACAGCTAATTTAATCTCTTCTTTTTCAGGTGTCCACATCTAAAACGTCTTGTTATGCCTGCTTGGAACAGAATAAAAAAGACAGGAATATGCAGGGCTATTCATATGTGGGAAGATCTTGAATCACTGACGATGCCTAGTATAGCAAATCCTCCGTATGTCATGGAGGAAATTGCAAGGAGTTGCAAAAATTTCGCTGAGCTCAAGATTATGGGGCCCTGTGATATGCTCTTTGCATCTACACTGGTTTCATTTCTTCCAAACTTGAAAGTGTTGAGTGTGAGGTGCACAGTGTTATCTAAAAGTGCCTTGTTTATTATCTTGGATGGGTTAAAAAAGTTGGAAGTGCTCAACATATCTCATTGCGTAATTACTGAAGACCCTCCACCTGCACCAAAGAAAATTCTGGCCAAGCTTGATGAATCAATTATCAAAAAAGCGTCTAGGTTACACAAATTCCTAACCTGCATGAGTGACTCGTGCATCATGTGTCAGCGCACTCGAAATGATGAAGGGCTGATGAGGTGGTATAAGTATGAAGAAGACCTCTGGAAAGTGGACGAGGTGAGATCTCTTGCAATTTGACAACTTTAAGAATGTATTGCTTCATGAGTTAAAGGTCCAGTAAAATATGTAAACTTGTGTATATGAAACACAATAAAACCTTGTCATTTTGAATGGACGCCAATCAGCATCCAGTTTGCTAGCAGCACGTATTATCCTTTTGGTGGTAAAAGGGAGAGTAGCTTTGTAGCATAGGGAGACATATAAACAGTACTTCCATGTAGCGTAATGCTACTTCTGTGTTGTAATTTTATAAGTTTTAAGTCTTTCTCTTTGACAGTCTTGTATCCATTTACATATGTAATGCCAAGCGTTGTAAGCTCTCCTCTATCACTGTTTTGCGAGTTTCATATCTAATtattgggtatttatagaacaCCTCTCAATTACCATAAACACATAATTAGAGGAATATGACATGCTATGTGAACATCACGGTTCTAAAGTTCCTCTGTAGAGTTTTAAGGGCAGTACACACATAGAAATTTTTTCGAGTGAATAGTTTAAAACTCTCTTATACTATTATTGTTttgtgagtttcatatctaaatcaTGAGATATCCACAGAATCTCATGAACTACTATGAACTCTGTGTTAGGTAGATTCATTTTCAAGACTTCTTTCATATCCTACTCATCTCTCAAAAAGGTATTCTAAATATTTTGCCATATATTCAATCGGAGAGTTTTTAATGTAAAGAAGTTATAGTCCAAGAGGTCACAAGATCATTAATAATTTAAGTATGATactcataaaataataatactttagaatttttttaaaacatatttagtaACCGATGATAATATAGTGTTGAAGTTCACTAAAGGAGCTACACTATCATCCCACAATTTTCACCCAATTTTTTTACACACTGAAGTGAACCAACAATCTAAAGGCATATCCTAAATCTCTCTgtgtctttttttcttcttacatTCTTTAAGGTTGTTTTCAGATTAATTTTTGACTCATGTTGGATCTTGATTCcaaaattgttgttgttgttacagGAATTCGGTGTACACCTTGTGGAAccctcttttcctttttctggCTATTTGATTTTTGCCCATACAGATCTG
It contains:
- the LOC129894581 gene encoding uncharacterized protein LOC129894581; the protein is MASNNFLGAGHPMFTGENYHIWVIKMKAYLKDLSLWETIESEDDPPPLGPNPTVAQMKIYEDSKSRKPKALTCLHSALSDVIFTRIMTCETPKEAWEKLKEEFDGSDRVKAVKLLTLKREFEMLRMKEGDTVKEYSAKLMEIVNQIRLFGETFPDSKVVEKMMISLPGRFESKISAIEESCDLKTLLVA
- the LOC129895253 gene encoding F-box/LRR-repeat protein At3g48880-like, with protein sequence MEEGDSSVRRWEDLDIDILVKILQSFDLFELTAGLAHVCSSWRLACSDQLLWMTLDLSVLKSNFIKIPLEPYVYVDCQSDKTLTSLLKICLNLSSGNIRTLIFHYNLYVSDDQLTYTAERCPHLKRLVMPAWNRIKKTGICRAIHMWEDLESLTMPSIANPPYVMEEIARSCKNFAELKIMGPCDMLFASTLVSFLPNLKVLSVRCTVLSKSALFIILDGLKKLEVLNISHCVITEDPPPAPKKILAKLDESIIKKASRLHKFLTCMSDSCIMCQRTRNDEGLMRWYKYEEDLWKVDEVRSLAI